Sequence from the Cellulomonas fimi ATCC 484 genome:
CGCGGCCGCGATGGACGCCGCGCTGGCCGCCCTCTACGACACGGGTGCCGGGGGTGCGCGCGGCGCGGGCGGCTCACGCTCGGCCGGGCTGGGCGGGTCGGCACCCCGGGTCGCGCGGTGGCTCGGCGACATCCGGACCTACTTCCCGTCGACCGTCGTGCAGGTCATGCAGAAGGACGCGGTCGACCGTCTCGGGCTGGCCCGCCTGCTGCTCGAGCCCGAGCTGCTGTCCACCGTCGAGCCGAACGTCAACCTCGTCGGCACCCTGCTGTCGCTGAACCGCGTCATGCCCGAGCAGACGAAGGCCACCGCCCGGCAGGTCGTCGCCCACGTCGTCGACGAGATCGAGCAGCGGATCTCGACCGCCACCACGTCCGCCGTGACGGGCGCCCTGCGCCGGGGCGAGCGCACGCACCGCCCACGGCCGCGGGACATCGACTGGGACGCGACCATCCGCGCCAACCTGCGTCACTACCTGCCCGAGCACCGGACCGTGATCCCGCAGCGGCTCGTCGGGGAATCGCGCCGGCACTCCGTCGTCGCGCGGGACGTCGTGCTGTGCATCGACCAGTCCGGCTCCATGGCCGAGTCGGTCGTCTACGCGTCGGTGTTCGGCGCGGTGCTCGCGTCGATGCGTGCGCTGAAGACGTCGCTGGTCGTGTTCGACACGGAGGTCGTCGACCTGACCGACCGGCTGGCCGACCCCGTCGACGTCCTGTTCGGCACGCAGCTCGGCGGCGGGACCGACATCAACCGCGCCATCGCGTACTCGCAGTCCCTCATCACGCGCCCGAACGACTCCCTGTTCGTGCTCATCAGCGACCTCTACGAGGGCGGGGTCCGCGACGAGATGCTCCGGCGGGTCGCGACGATGCAGGCCAGCGGCGTCCAGGTCGTCGTGCTCCTGGCGCTGTCCGACTCCGGCGCCCCCGCCTTCGACCACGAGAACGCGGCCGCTCTCGCGGCCCTCGGCGTCCCCGCGTTCGCCTGCACACCCGACGCGTTCCCCGACCTGCTCGCCGTCGCACTGTCCCGCGGCGACGTCGGCCGGTGGGCGCAGAGCACCCTGGGAGTGCCGACGGGCTGAGCCCGACGCGCGACCGGCCGGGAGGACCGACCGAGAGAGGAGCACCATGGCCGATGTCCCGCACGACAAGCCCGACCAGCTCGCGAAGATCATGAGCGGGCTGCTGCAGGGGGAGCAGCTCTACGCCGTCTACGACTGCATCGGCGTCGGGACGGGTTTCGTCGGGCTGACCGACAAGCGCGTGATCTTCCAGGACAACAGCTTCGTCGGGAAGAAGGTCGCGATCACGTCGGTGCCGTACGGGCAGATCCGCTCGGTGTCCATGGTCGCCAACAAGTCGTGGGCGGGGAGCTTCTACTCGACGTCCTCGATCGCCCTCGACGTCGGTGGCAGCGTCCGTGAGGCCGACTTCCGCGGCGAGCAGAAGGCCCGGCACGTGCACGACGTCATCCTCTGGAAGATCACGGGAGGCGGCGCCTGACGCGGGCGTCACCGCAGCAGGCCACTTCGTCGGGCTGGCGACGGGTGACGGGCGTCGACCGGGTGGGCCCCGTGGGGATCGAACCCACAACCCGCGGATTAAAAGTCCGCTGCTCTGCCGATTGAGCTAGAGGCCCGGGTGATGAGGGGATTCACTCGTGGAACCCACGGGACAACACCCGTGTCGTCCGCGTGCGGGCCGTGGGGCCCCGCGGCTGACGCACCGACGGTACAGCCTGGTGAAGGCGGTGGCGGGCCTGCCAGCGGGGCGGCGGTGCGTGATTCGTCGCGGTGTTCCGTCGGTGGAACCCTCGGGATACAGCGCTGGGTTTCAGGGACGGCGAGGGCCCCCGTCGCGTCGCCCGGGCTGAGGCGACTGGGGCCCTCGTGAGGTAGAGGTGGGGTGGCCTCGAAGCTGTGTGCGTGCTCGGCCGGGCTGGTGCTCGGCGTGCGGGGCTTTCGCCGTACGACGGGGGAGCGGACGTCTACCGGGCGAGCCGGGCCGCACCCGGATCGGCGACGGAGAGCACCTCCGACTCCAGGGACGACTCGGCCTGGCGGAGCGCGAACCGTCGCGCGTCGGCGATGCCACCGGCGGTGTGCTCAGGGCCTCGCCCGTCGGATCTCGCCTCGTCACCGTTGGGCGTCCGCGGGGGCGGCCTTGCCGTGCTCGGCGTCGGCGAGCGACGACCACTGCCCGAACTCGGGGCGGTCGACCCACAGGCCGGAGACGTTCGCGTCGGTGAACTGGCCGAGGTCCGTGCCTGACGCACCCTTGTCCCGCGTCTCGACCGCGCCGGTGCCGTCGGGACGGAAGAAGAAGCGCGTCAGCCG
This genomic interval carries:
- a CDS encoding PH domain-containing protein is translated as MADVPHDKPDQLAKIMSGLLQGEQLYAVYDCIGVGTGFVGLTDKRVIFQDNSFVGKKVAITSVPYGQIRSVSMVANKSWAGSFYSTSSIALDVGGSVREADFRGEQKARHVHDVILWKITGGGA
- a CDS encoding VWA domain-containing protein, with translation MTEVPSPVDDQVAVRVDDATRLRRWRLLLGGEAGDLAGPLHGDAAAMDAALAALYDTGAGGARGAGGSRSAGLGGSAPRVARWLGDIRTYFPSTVVQVMQKDAVDRLGLARLLLEPELLSTVEPNVNLVGTLLSLNRVMPEQTKATARQVVAHVVDEIEQRISTATTSAVTGALRRGERTHRPRPRDIDWDATIRANLRHYLPEHRTVIPQRLVGESRRHSVVARDVVLCIDQSGSMAESVVYASVFGAVLASMRALKTSLVVFDTEVVDLTDRLADPVDVLFGTQLGGGTDINRAIAYSQSLITRPNDSLFVLISDLYEGGVRDEMLRRVATMQASGVQVVVLLALSDSGAPAFDHENAAALAALGVPAFACTPDAFPDLLAVALSRGDVGRWAQSTLGVPTG